Genomic segment of Truepera radiovictrix DSM 17093:
GTGACGCCGCGCGCGCGCTCCTCGTGTTGGGTGGCCGCGAGCGCCGCGCGCAACCCCACCCCCTGTGCAGCGGCGCGGTGCGACACCCCCAAGGGTTTGTCGTCCCCCGAGATCTCGGCGTAGCTCGCGCGCGCGACCTCGCCGACGCGCGCGAGCGCCCGCTCGCGCAGCGCGGTGATCTCGTCACCGAGCGCGACGAAGCGCTCCGTCCACACCTCCAACGTCGGGTCGCCATACGGAAGGCTTTTGAGGGCGGCGTTGCGCTGCTCCACGACCCGAGTATACTCGCGCTGCAAAAGCGCGTAGCGGAGCGACAGACGGCTTAAGAGCGTGTCGAGGTAGCCGCGCCGCAGCGCGGGGGGGCCGTGGACCAGCTCGGCGTCTTCGGGGGTGATCAGCACCGCCGCCGAGACCCGGGCGAGCTCAAAGGCGCGGACCGACTGGCCGTCGAGTCGCACCGTTTTGCGCCCCGGCGCGAGCCCGACTTGCACCGTGCTGAGGCCGCCCCCGTGCTCGAGCTTGACGCTGACAAACCCCTCGCTCTCGCCTAAGCGCACGGCCTCGGCGATCTTGCCGTGGGGCAGCTCGCCCGTCAGGCCGAGGTAGACCGCTTCCAAGAGGTTCGACTTGCCCGCCGCGTTGCGCCCGACGATCGCCGTCACCCCGCCGCCAAAGGTCACGCGCGGGGTGTTGAGGTTGCGGTAATTGAGCTGTTGGAGCGAGAGCAGGCGCACCCCTTTAGTCTACCGACTCCCGTCTGCCGGTTTCTCGAGCTTTGGGCCCCCCATCTTGCGAGCTGGGACGTAACCGTAGGGCACGCTTAAGTCGGCCCTTTACCGCGTTGCCTAGGCTAAACGTGGAGGCGTGCGGGGGGCCTCCGCACCCGCCCATAGCAGGGGGCGCTATCCCCCGCGGGAAGGAGCAGCATGGACACGCAAACCTTGCTGATCTGGCTCTACGTGGGTTTGATGGCTGCAGGGATGCTCGTTTTCTGGGCGATGAGCCGCTCGCCCAAGGGGGTACCGGCGCTCGAATACATGGTCGCGCTCCTTATAAAAAAGGGTCTGGGTGGAAAACCCACCCATTTATGGGTGGGATGTAGAACCCAGGCCGCCCAACGGGCGGCGGTGCCAGAGCTTATGCTTGACGCCTCAGCATAAAGTGGGCTAGACTGCGGGCAGTCATGGTCATCCTTGAGTTCAAAGCCTACGGGAGAGCGGAGCAATTCGTCGCCATAGACGAAGCCATCCGCGTCACCCAGTTCATCAGGAACAAGGCTTTGCGCTACTGGATGGACAACCGTGGCGTCAGCAAGTACGACCTCAACAAGCTGTGTGCAGTCCTTGCAGCTGAATACGACTTTGCAGACCGCCTCAACTCTCAGGCTCGCCAAGCGGCAGCCGAGAGAGCGTGGAGCGCGATTGCTCGGTTCTACGACAACTGCAAGAAGAAGGTGAAGGGCAAGAAGGGCTACCCACAGTTCAAGAAGAACGTCCGGTCTGTCGAGTACAAAACGACGGGCTGGAAGCTCTCGGAAGACCGTAAGTCCATCACCTTCACTGACAAATGCGGTATCGGCAAACTGAAGATGAAAGGTACCCGTGACCTGCTCTTTTACCACCCCTCGCTCATCAAGCGGGTGCGGCTGGTCAGGAAGGCAGACGGCTACTACATCCAGTTTGCCGTGGATGCTGACCGCAAAGAACCACTGGAAGCCACCGGAAAGACCCTCGGTCTGGACGTAGGGCTACAGGACTTCTATACGGACAGCAACGGCCATAAGGAACCCAATCCCCGATTCTTGCGAAAGGCGGAAAAGCAGATCAAAAAGCTGCAACGCCGCGTGAGCAAGAAGGCCAAGGGGTCGAATAATCGGCGCAAGGCCGTGAAGCGTCTCGCCAGGAAGCATCTCCAAATCCAACGGCAGCGTAAAGACCACGCCATCAAACTGGCGCGGTGCGTCATCCAGTCGGCAGACTTGGTTGCCTATGAAGATTTGAGAATCCGCAACATGGTGAAGAATCACGGCCTTGCAAAATCCATCAGTGATGCCTCTTGGTATCAATTCAGAACTTGGCTGGAATACTTCGGTAAGGTGTTTGGACGCATCACAGTCGCCGTCCCGCCTCAGTACACCAGTCAGGCTTGTAGCGAGTGTGGCTGCAAGGTCGAAAAGACACTATCTACTCGCACACACGTATGCCCTCACTGTGGATACGTCGCAGACCGCGATGAAAACGCGGCCCGCAATATCCTCACTTTGGGCATCGGTACGGTGGGGCACATCGGAACTTACGCTTGGGGAGATAGCGCCTCTACTGAGATGGGGGAAACCGCCAGCTCGGCAAGTGCTGTCGCTGAACCAAGAATCCCACGGCTTTAGCCGTGTGGAGTGTCAACCCCGTCTGGTCGGGGGCGGCGTACATGGCGATGGCGATGGGGCAGGCGACCACCGAGGTCGCGGGGCGCACCGTCTTCTACGGGCGCTACATCGACTGGGTGGTCACGACGCCGCTGCTGCTCTTGGCGCTCGCTTTAACGGCGATGTACCGCGGCCCAAAGAGCAAAACGCTGATCGCCGGGCTGATGGCCACGGACGTCATCATGATCCTGAGCGGCCTCGCCGCCGACCTCTCCGAGGAGCCCATGCGGTGGGTGTGGTTCGTCTTCGGTTGCGTGTCGTTCGGGGTGATCCTCTACATGATCTGGTGGCCCCTTTACGACATCGCTAAAAGCCGCGGTCCGCGCCACGCGGCGAGCTTTCGCAACGTCGCGCTCTTTTTGACCGTGCTCTGGTTCGTCTACCCCATCAGCTGGTATATCGGCCCGTCGGGGATCGGTTTGGTCGACACGACGACCGACTGGTTTCCTCTTTACCGTGACGCCGTTTTTCTCCAAGGTCGCCTTTAGCCTCTACGACCTCTCCGTGCTGCGCCGGTTGTCGAAAGAGGCGCCCTTGGAGGAGAAACGGCCGGCGACCGAGCCGTTCTGACCGGGTGCGTCGGGCTCAGGCGCTTGCAAGACGCCCTCGCCGGGGAGGTGCGTGTAGCGCGCCGGACCCCGGGGCGGCGCGGCTGTTGCCCTACGCCCTGGCCGTCTCCTGGTTCGCCGCCGCCGCCGCGCTAGGGCTCGCGCTGCTCGACCCCGCGCGGGCGCACGCGCACGCCTTTACGCCCCTGCTCCTAGGCGCTCTCTGCTTCGGGTTGCCGCACGGGGCGCTCGACCACCTCGTGCCGGCGCGTCTGGGTCTCCCCTGGAGCCGCCGGCCCCTACGCGTCGGCGCCTACGTGCTTTTCTACCTCGCCCTCGCGGGCGCGGTGCTGGCCCTCTGGTACGCCCTGCCGAGGGGTGCGTTCGCCTTTTTACCTGCTCCTCACGGTCGCGCACTGGGGGCACGGCGACCTGCGCTTCTGGGAGCGGTTTTGGGGGTACCGGCCGCCCCGTTGGGTGGCGTGGGTGATCGGCCTCGTGCGCGGCGCGTTGCCCATCGCCCTGCCCGTGCTCGCCTTTCCGGAGACGGCGGCGAGCCTCCTCCGTCACGCCGCGCTGGGCCTCGGCCTAGAGGCAGCCCCCCTCCCCCTGGCGGCGCCACAGGTGGTGTGGCCGCTTCGCGCCGCTCTAGGCGCGGCGCTCGCGCTTTACGGCGTCGCTGCGGTGCGCGCCGCGCCGCGCCGGGCAGCGCTGGCGGTCGACCTGTTCGAGGTCGCGCTGCTGCTCGCGCTCTTCAGCCTCGCCCCTGCCTACTTCGCGGTCGGCGTCTACTTCGTCTTCTGGCACGCGCCGCGGCACCTCGCGCGGCTCGCGCTCCTGCGCCGCGCCGACGCCGAAGCGGTCGCCGCGGGGCGCCTCTGGGGTCCCCTGCGCCGCCTCGCGCGGGACACGCTGCCGCTCACCCTCGCCGCGCTCGCCCTTTTAGGAGGGCTCTACGGTCTGGCTGCGGGGCGTGTGACGACCCTCGAGGGTTTCGTCGCGCTCTACCTCGTGTTGATCAGCGCGCTGACGCTGCCGCACGCCGTTGTGGTAGCGCTCATGGACCTCTGGGAGCGCTAGGTGCGCTACCCACGCTGAGGGGCTGGGCGGCGTCTGCGCGTAGACGCGCTACGAACGCCCCCCACGGCGGCGTCTGCGGGGTGCTACCCCTGCTTTACCAAAGAGGCTCGAGCCCCGCTAGCGCGCAGCCGACGCCTCGAGCACCACCACCGCCGCCGCGTGCTCTTTCGAGTGGCTGAGGCTGAGGTGCGCCCGCCACCCCCGCTGCGTGAGCGCGTCGGCGAGGGTGGGGGCGAAGGCAAAGCTCGGTTTGTCGCCGCGGCGCACCACCCACACGTCGCGCCAGCCGTGCGCCTCGGGCCAGGTCTTCTGAAACGCCTCTTTGGCGGCGAAGCGCGCGGCCAAAGAGGGGATGGGGTCCTTTTTGCGGAGGCAGTAGGCGAGCTCCTCGGGGTGGAAGTGCCGCTCCAAAAAGCGGTCGCGGTGACGGTTCCACACCCCCTGGATGCGGCTGAGCTCGACGATGTCAAGGCCGATGGCGACGATCACGGGAGCCCTTACGCGCGCTCGAGCACGTCGACCCCGTCGTCGCTCGCCAGGTAAGCGAGGTGCGCTAAGCCCAGAAAGAGGCCGTGGCCCAACACGCCCGGGATCTGGCTGATCGCCAGCGCCACCTCCTGCGGGTCGAAGGGGTGGCTGAAGTGGCAGTCGAGCAGGTGGTGGCCGTTGTCGGTGGTGACGGGGCGGCCCCCGCTAAGGCGCAGCACGGGGCGGCAGCCGAGCGCCTCGAGGTCGCGTGAGGCCGCCTCCAAGCCGAAGGGGAGCACCTCGACGGGGACCGGCGCGCGCTCGCCGAGGTAGCGCACGCGTTTGCTGGCGTCGCCGATGAGGATAAAGCGCGCCGCGCGCGCCTCGACGATCTTCTCGCGTAACAGCGCGCCGCCGAGCCCCTTGATGGCGTCGAGCGTACCGGTGACCTCGTCCATACCGTCGATGGCGAGGTCGACCCCGCCCCGCGGGAGGTCGATGACGGGGATGCCCAACGAGCGGGCGAGCGCCCCCGTTGCTTCAGACGTCACCGCCGCGCGGAGGTCGCGCAGCTCCCCTGCGGCGAGGCGCCGACCGATCTCGAGCGTCGCGTACTTCGCGGTGCTGCCCGTGCCGAGCCCGAGCACCATCTTGCTCTCGACGTGCGCGACCGCCGACATCGCGGCCTGCTCCTTTTGCGCCTCAGCGGACACGGCGCCACCCCCAACTCCTGCTAGGCTCTCTCATACGGGTCACTGTAACAGGTGGCCGCAGCGACGACGCCCGCGCTACACCCTTTTACTCGGTGATGGGCTCCCTTGGCGCGGGCGCCCGTGAGGAGGTCTTGCGTGGCAGCACCCCAGCGGCTGCGCGTCGGTGACGACGCGCCCCCCTTTGCGCTCCCCTCGAACAGAGGCGAGCAGCGCCTGAGCGACTACGCCGGTCAGTGGACGGTCCTCTACTTCTATCCCAAGGACAACACCCCCGGGTGCACGCAGGAGGCGTGCGACTTCCGCGACGCGCTGCCCGGCATGGGCGCGGCCGTGTTGGGGGTTTCAGCCGACGACGTGAGCTCGCACGAGGGCTTCGCCGCGGCGCACAACCTCCCCTTCCCGCTGCTCTCCGACCCGGACGGCGCGGTCGCCAAGCGCTACGGCGCCTACGGCACCAAGCAGCTCTACGGCAAGACCTACGAGGGCGTGTTGCGCTCGACCTTTATCATCAGTCCCGAGGGCAAGATCGCCGAGGCGATGTACAACGTCAAGGCCACGGGGCACGCGGAGCGGGTCGCCAAACGGCTCGAGGCGCTCCGCAGCGCCTAGCGCCGCCTGAAACGGCCGTGAGGACCGCCTCGCGGCCGTTTTCGCGCAGGGTACGGCGTCCTAAAACTTGACATAATCACGCTCAAGTTTCATAATATGAGCATTATGGATGCCGACCGTATGACCGATTCAACCTTGCAGGCGATGGCGAGCAGCCAACAGCTCGCGCGCGCTAGGGGGCACCAGACGATCACCCCCTCGCACGTAGTGCTGGCGCTGCTCGCCGACGCTGACGCCCCCGCGGCGCGCCTTATTGGGCGCGCGGGCGGGGACGTAGGGGCCATCAAGGGGGCGCTCGAGGCCAACCTCGCGCGTCTGCCCCAGGTTTCCGGGAGCGAAAACCAGTACGCCGCCCCCGCTCTGGGGCGCGCTTTTGACGAAGCGGACCGCCTCGCCAAGGGGTGGGGGGACGCCTTTATCGCCGCCGACGCGCTGCTCGTCGCGCTGCGGCGCACCGCCGGGGACGAGCTCAAAAGCCTGCCGGACGCGAGGGCGTTAGAGGCGGCCGCGCAGGAGATTCGGGGAGGGAGAACGGTGGACAGCAAATCGGCCGAGAGGACCTTCGAGGCGCTCGAGCGCTACGGGATCGACCTCACCCAGCGCGCGCGCGACGGCAAGCTCGACCCGGTGATCGGCCGCGACGAGGAGATCCGCCGCACGGTGCAGATCCTGCTGCGCCGCACGAAGAACAACCCGGTCTTAATCGGCGAACCCGGCGTCGGCAAGACGGCGATCGTCGAGGGGCTCGCCCAGCGCATCGTCAACAAAGACGTCCCCGAGGGGTTGCAGGGCAAACGCGTGATCAGCCTCGACATGGGCTCGCTGCTCGCCGGCGCGAAGTTTCGCGGCGAGTTCGAGGAGCGCCTCAAAGCCGTCATTAGCGAGACCGTGCAGTCTAAGGGCGAGGTCATCCTCTTTATGGACGAGCTGCACACGGTCGTGGGGGCGGGCAAGGCCGAAGGGGCGGTTGACGCGGGCAACATGCTTAAGCCCCCGCTGGCGCGCGGCGAGCTGCGTATGATCGGCGCGACCACCCTCAGCGAGTACCGCCAGATCGAAAAAGATGCTGCTCTAGAGCGCCGCTTTCAACCCATCGTGGTCGACGAACCGAGCGTCGAGGACACCATCTCCATCTTGCGCGGCATCAAGGAGAAGTACGAGGTGCACCACGGGGTGGAGATCGCCGACTCGGCGTTGGTCGCCGCCGCGACCCTGTCGCACCGCTACATCGCCGACCGGCAGCTGCCGGACAAAGCGATCGACCTCATCGACGAGGCCGCTAGCCGCCTGCGGGTGCAGCTCGACTCGCTCCCCGAGGAGATCGACGCGCTAAGCCGCCGCAAGCTGCAGCTCGAGATCGAGCAGCAGGCCTTAAAGCGCGAGCAGGACGCGGAGTCGGCCAACCGGCTGCTGCGCATCGAGGAGGAGCTGCGGGCGATCGAGGACCAGATCCACCAAGCCCGCTCCGAGTGGGAGGCCGAGCGCAAACTCTTAGAGGAGCTGCGCAACGCCCAGGAGGAGCGCGACGCGGTGCGCACGCAGATCGAGCTCGCCGAGCGCGAGTACGACCTCAACCGCGCCGCCGAACTCAAGTACGGCCGGCTGCCCAAGCTCGAGGCGCAGCTTAAAGAGCTCTCGGAAAGGCTCGCTCACGCCAAGTACGTCTCGCTCAAAGTCGACGCCGACGAGGTCGCCGAGGTCGTGAGCCGCTGGACGAACATCCCGCTCTCGCGCCTGCTTGAGAGCGAGCGCGAAAAGCTCCTGCGCTTAGAGGCGGAGCTGCATAAGCGCGTCGTCGGTCAGGACGAGGCGCTGACCGCCGTGGCCGACGCCATCCGGCGGGCCCGCGCGGGTTTAAGCGACCCGAACCGTCCCATTGGCTCGTTTATCTTCCTCGGCCCCACGGGGGTCGGTAAGACGGAGACCGCCAAGGCGCTCGCCGAGCTGCTGTTCGACACCGAGGAGAACCTCATCCGGCTCGACATGTCCGAGTACATGGAGCGCCACGCGACCGCGCGGCTTATCGGGGCGCCGCCGGGGTACATCGGTTACGACGAGGGGGGGCAGCTGACCGAGGCGGTGCGCCGCCGCCCCTACAGCGTCCTCTTGTTCGACGAGATCGAAAAAGCCCACCCGGACGTCTTCAACACGCTCCTGCAGCTCCTCGACGACGGGCGGCTGACCGACTCGCAGGGGCGCACGGTGGACTTTCGCAACACGGTCGTCATCATGACCTCGAACATCGGCTCCCCGCAGATTTTGGAGGCGAGCCGCAGCGGCGCCGACTACGAGAGCATCAAGCGCACCGTGTTCGGCCTTTTGCAGACGCACTTCCGCCCCGAGTTCCTGAACCGCGTCGACGACACCATCGTCTTCCACGCGCTCGACCGCGACCAGGTCGGGATGATCGCCGAGATTCAGCTGCAGCGCCTGCGCGAGCGCCTCGCCGAGCGCCGCATGACCCTGACGCTCTCCGCCGGGGCCAAAGAGCAGCTCGCGCGGGTCGGTTACGACCCGGTCTTCGGGGCGCGGCCGCTTAAGCGGGCGATCCAGCAGCTTATCGAGACGCCCCTGTCGCGCCTCATCATCGCGGGCGAACTCACCGAGGGCGACGACGTCCTCGTCGAACCGGGGGCGGCGGGCTTTACCTTCAAAAAGCAGCAGCACGCCGAAGTGCTGAATTAGGTGCGCCCCCTACGCCCCCGGCGTAGCACCGCCCGCTCAGCACCGCTTGTTCAGTACCGTTCAGTAGCACCCGTGCGGCAGCGCCTAGGCGCTGCCGCTGGCTTTGTCCGCAGGGAGGGTGAAGGGGGTGTCGGCGGTCGGGGGCGCGGGCGACTCAGCGCCCACCCCGAGGTAGGCCCTGGCCGCCTCCATCTCGGCTCGAGCACGCGCCTCGTCCCAAGCGAGCGCCTCGCCGAGCAGCTGCACCACCTGCGGCAGCGCCTCTAAAGCGGCGCGCTGATCGACGAAAGCGAGCCGCGTACGCCGCGCCAAAATGTCCGTGGCGGTCTGCGCCCCCTCGAAACGGGCGCCGTAGAGGACCTCGGCCGCGAGGTGTGGGTGCCCCGGGACGAGCCGCCCGGGGTGCTCGCGGGCGAGACCCGCGACCTCTGGCGCGCGGTCGCCGTAGGCGCGGTGGAGGTAGGCAGCCACGTCGGGCTCGAGCCCGAAGCCCCGCTCCAAGCTAGCGGCGCCGCCCGGCTGGAAGCTGTCGGCGCCGACGAGCTTCAGCGCCTCGGTGCGCGAGGGCCCGGCGCGCAACCCCCCGACGCGCACGGCCGCGTCGACGGTGTCGAGCGCCATCTTGCGGTACGTGGTCCATTTGCCCCCCGCGATGGTGACGAGCCCTGAAGGGGCGAGGTTGAGCACGTGGTCGCGCGACAAACGGGCGGTGTCGGCGGCTTTGGGGTTGGAGACGAGCGGCCGCAACCCCGACCAGGCGGCGCGCACGTCCGCGCGCGTCACCGGCAGGTCGAAGTACCGCTCCACGTGGCGGAGGATGTAGGCGATGTCGTCCTCGGTCGCCTGCGGATGGGCCTCGATGGGTGCGGGGTGGTCGGTGGTGCCGACCAGGGTGTAGCCGAGCCACGGCAGCAAGAAGAGCACCCGTCCGTCGTCGGTCTGGGGGATTAGCAGCCCCGTCTCGGGGGGCGAAAAGCGCCCGTCTAAGACGATGTGGCTCCCCGAACTCGCGCTCAGCATCGGCGGCGCGCTGGGGTCGTCGAGCTGGCGGATGGCGTCCGAAAAGGGGCCGGTGGCGTTGACGACGACCTTGGCCGCGACCTCCCAGGTTTCGCCGGTGAGCGCGTCGCGCACCGCCGCGCCCCGGAGCCGCCCCCCCGACTTGAGGAGGCCGGTCACCTCGACGTGGTTGGCGACCGCCGCCCCCTCGCGCGCCGCCGTGAGGGCCAGAGCGACGTTCATGCGGGCGTCGTCGAACTGCCCATCAAAGTAGAGCACGCCGCCGCGCAGCCCCGCGCGGCGCAGCATGGGAAAGCGCGTCAGGGCCTCGCTGCGCCCCACGAAGCGGCTCCCGGCGAGGTTGGTGCGGCCCGCCAGGAGGTCGTAGAGCTTAAGGCCGCTCATCATGTAAGGGATCTCCCACCAGTTGTATAGCGGCGTCAGGATGGGGAGCGGCCGAGCGAGGTGCGGCGCGAGTTTAAGCAGCGTGGCGCGCTCTTTGAGGGCGTCGCGGACCAGGTTGAGCTGCGTCTTGTCGAGCTTTTTAACGGCTTGCTCGAGGTAGCGCACGCCGCCGTGGATGAGCTTGGTCGAGCGGCTGCTGGTCCCCGCAGCGAAGTCGTTGCGTTCGACGAGGGCGGTTTTAAGCCCGCGGCTCGCCGCGTCTAGAGCGACGCCCGCGCCCGTCGCGCCGCCGCCGATGACGAGCACGTCGAAGGTCTCCGACTGTAGCCGTTGTAGCTGCGCGTGCCGGTTCACGGTGCGCGTCCTGCGCGTGTGGGGCGCTCTGCACTGCGTGTGGGGCGGGAGGCGTGGGTGGCGCCGTGGAGGGTGGCGCGGCGATGAGCGGCCTTCATGCGTTTCACGATAAAGCATGGCGCGAGGTGGCGGCCTCGCTCTGGAGCACGTTGTCGGGCGGGCGCGGGGGGCGACGCCGGAGCGGGGTGGCGCTGTGTCCTTTGGCGCCGCCGGTCTTAGAGCACCCCCCGCCCCTAGGGGTATGATGGGGCCGCCTACAGCTTTCCAAAGGGGTCTAGAGGCTCTAGACGCTCTAAGCCGCCCGCCACCAACCTCGGGGCCTACAGGCCTAGGCGCGGCGCCCTGATGAGGAGGACAGATGAAGATCATGACGCTCATCCGGCAGGTGCCGGATGTCGAGGCGCGGCTACGCGTCACGGGGGGCGAGGTCGACCTGAGCGGCGCCACCTTAGTCATCGACGGGATGGACGAGTACGGGGTCGAGGCGGCCCTCGAGCTCAAGGAGGGGGCGCGCGGCGAGGAGGCCGTGGGCGCCGAGGTGGTGGTGGTCGCGGTCGGCCCTAGGCGCAACGAGGAGGCGCTGCGCACCGCCCTGGCGATGGGCGCCGACCGCGCGGTGCACGTTGAGACCGACCTCGCTCTCGACCCCATCGCGCTCAGCCAGGTCGTGGCCGAGCTCGTCCGCCGCGAGGGGGCCGAGTTGCTGCTTTTGGGCGCGCAGCAAGCCGACTGGGACTCCCAGGCCCTCGGACCGGCGACAGCCGAGCGCCTGGGGTGGCCGCAGCTCACCTGGACAAACGCGCTCACCGTACAGGGGGGGGTGCTGAGCGGCCGCCACGACGTCGACGAGGGGAGCGACGCCTTCGAGGTGCCGCTGCCCGCTGTTGTCACCACGCAGCAGGGGCTCAACGAACCGCGCTACCCGACCCTGCCCAACATCATGAAGGCCAAACGCAAGGAGCTGCGCAAAGAGAGCCTCGAGGCCTTCGGCGTGCGCCCGCTCCTGACGCGCGTCGCCGCGGACGTGCAGACGAAAGAGCGCTTGGGGCGCGTGGTCGACGGTAAAGACGCGGCCGCTGCGGCCGCGGCGCTCGTCACGTTTTTGCGTGAGGAAGCGAAGGTGAGCCGGTGATCTTGATCCTAGCCGAACACGACGGCGCGCGGCTGCGCAAGAGCGCCTACGAGCTCGTCTCGGCCGCCCGGGCGACGGGGCGCGAGGGGCCGGTGACGATGCTCGTCTTGGGCAGTGGCGTCGCGGCGGTCGCCGACGAGGCCGCCGCTTTGGCCGAACAGGTGTTGGTCGCCGACCTGCCGGAGCTAACGGCGTACGACCCGGAGCTGTGGGCGGCGGCGGCCGCGCAGATCGCGACGGAGGGGGAGGCGCACACGGTGCTCGTCGCGGGCAGCCGCAGCGGCCGCGAGTACAGCCCACGGCTAGCGGTCAAACTGGCGGCGCCGCTGCTCGAGGACGTGATCGCCCTCGTCGGCGAGGGCGACGCGTTGCGGGCGCAGCGCGGCGTCTTTCTCGCCCGCGTCACCGAGACGTTGCAGACCGACGCGCCGGTGGTGGTGGTGAGCGTCAAACCCGGCTCCTTCGCCCCCGCCCAGCCCGCTGACGCGCGCGGCGAGCAGTACGACGTCGAGCTGTCGCTCCCCGAGCGCCGCGTGCGGGCCTCGGACCGGCGCAGCGACAAGACCGGCCGCGTGCCGCTCACCGAAGCCGAGGTGGTGGTCACCGGCGGGCGCGGGTTGGGGAGCGCCGAGCGCTTCGCCGAGCTCGTCGAGGGGCTCGCCGACACCCTCGGGGCGGGCGTCGGGGCGACGCGGGCGGTGGTGGACGCGGGTTGGCGGCCCTACGCCGAACAGATCGGCCAGACCGGCAAGACGGTGCAGCCTAACGTCTACGTCGCGCTCGGCACCTCGGGGGCGGTGCAGCACCTCTCGGGGATGAACAAAAGCCGCTACGTGGTGGCGGTCAACAAAGACCCCGACGCTCCCATCTTCAAAGTCACCGACTTCGGCGTGGTGGGCGACGTCACCGAGGTCGTACCCGCGCTTATCCGCGCGCTCAAGGCCGGCTAAGCGAGCTAGCGAGAAGGGACGCCGTGCTGCCCCTAGACCACCAGATCGCCTTCGTCGTCTACGCGTGTTTGACCCTCACCCTCGGCGGGTGGGGGTTTTACCGCCTCTACAAACGCGTGCGCCGCGGCCGGCGGGCGACCGACGCGCGCTTTGACGCCCCCCTGCGCCGCCTCGGCTACGCCCTCCTGACGACCCTGACGCAGTCGCGCACCTTTCGCGACCGCCCCCGCTGGAGCACCTTCCACGCCTTTATCTTTTACGGCTTCGTCTTCTATCTGCTGGTCAACGTCGTCGACGCCCTCGAGGGCTTTACGCACGTGACGGTGCGCTCCACGACCCCGCTGGGGGCGCTCTACAACCTCCTCGCCGACGTGCTGAGTCTGCTCGTGTTGGTCGGCGTCGCCGCGCTCGCGCTGCGGCGCTTTTTCCTCACCGAGCGGCGCGACTTCCGCTTCGGCGCGCGCACGCCCCTGCACGAACGGGTGCGCGCGGGGATGATCCCCCTCGACTCGGCCGTGGTGTCGCTCTTTATCTTCGTCCACGTCGGGTCGCGCGCGCTGGCGCAGGG
This window contains:
- a CDS encoding beta-carotene 15,15'-dioxygenase, Brp/Blh family; amino-acid sequence: MRSPFYLLLTVAHWGHGDLRFWERFWGYRPPRWVAWVIGLVRGALPIALPVLAFPETAASLLRHAALGLGLEAAPLPLAAPQVVWPLRAALGAALALYGVAAVRAAPRRAALAVDLFEVALLLALFSLAPAYFAVGVYFVFWHAPRHLARLALLRRADAEAVAAGRLWGPLRRLARDTLPLTLAALALLGGLYGLAAGRVTTLEGFVALYLVLISALTLPHAVVVALMDLWER
- a CDS encoding bacteriorhodopsin; its protein translation is MWSVNPVWSGAAYMAMAMGQATTEVAGRTVFYGRYIDWVVTTPLLLLALALTAMYRGPKSKTLIAGLMATDVIMILSGLAADLSEEPMRWVWFVFGCVSFGVILYMIWWPLYDIAKSRGPRHAASFRNVALFLTVLWFVYPISWYIGPSGIGLVDTTTDWFPLYRDAVFLQGRL
- the acpS gene encoding holo-ACP synthase, yielding MIVAIGLDIVELSRIQGVWNRHRDRFLERHFHPEELAYCLRKKDPIPSLAARFAAKEAFQKTWPEAHGWRDVWVVRRGDKPSFAFAPTLADALTQRGWRAHLSLSHSKEHAAAVVVLEASAAR
- the recF gene encoding DNA replication/repair protein RecF (All proteins in this family for which functions are known are DNA-binding proteins that assist the filamentation of RecA onto DNA for the initiation of recombination or recombinational repair.), giving the protein MRLLSLQQLNYRNLNTPRVTFGGGVTAIVGRNAAGKSNLLEAVYLGLTGELPHGKIAEAVRLGESEGFVSVKLEHGGGLSTVQVGLAPGRKTVRLDGQSVRAFELARVSAAVLITPEDAELVHGPPALRRGYLDTLLSRLSLRYALLQREYTRVVEQRNAALKSLPYGDPTLEVWTERFVALGDEITALRERALARVGEVARASYAEISGDDKPLGVSHRAAAQGVGLRAALAATQHEERARGVTVVGPHRDDLELTLAGHSVQAYGSRGEARTVALALRVAEYTLLQEKLREAPVLLIDDFTAELDASRREFLLQLAARAPQALVSGTEAPPHAAAQLFIAGGDVRLERPA
- the rpiA gene encoding ribose-5-phosphate isomerase RpiA, producing the protein MSAEAQKEQAAMSAVAHVESKMVLGLGTGSTAKYATLEIGRRLAAGELRDLRAAVTSEATGALARSLGIPVIDLPRGGVDLAIDGMDEVTGTLDAIKGLGGALLREKIVEARAARFILIGDASKRVRYLGERAPVPVEVLPFGLEAASRDLEALGCRPVLRLSGGRPVTTDNGHHLLDCHFSHPFDPQEVALAISQIPGVLGHGLFLGLAHLAYLASDDGVDVLERA
- a CDS encoding peroxiredoxin, with amino-acid sequence MAAPQRLRVGDDAPPFALPSNRGEQRLSDYAGQWTVLYFYPKDNTPGCTQEACDFRDALPGMGAAVLGVSADDVSSHEGFAAAHNLPFPLLSDPDGAVAKRYGAYGTKQLYGKTYEGVLRSTFIISPEGKIAEAMYNVKATGHAERVAKRLEALRSA
- a CDS encoding RNA-guided endonuclease InsQ/TnpB family protein: MVILEFKAYGRAEQFVAIDEAIRVTQFIRNKALRYWMDNRGVSKYDLNKLCAVLAAEYDFADRLNSQARQAAAERAWSAIARFYDNCKKKVKGKKGYPQFKKNVRSVEYKTTGWKLSEDRKSITFTDKCGIGKLKMKGTRDLLFYHPSLIKRVRLVRKADGYYIQFAVDADRKEPLEATGKTLGLDVGLQDFYTDSNGHKEPNPRFLRKAEKQIKKLQRRVSKKAKGSNNRRKAVKRLARKHLQIQRQRKDHAIKLARCVIQSADLVAYEDLRIRNMVKNHGLAKSISDASWYQFRTWLEYFGKVFGRITVAVPPQYTSQACSECGCKVEKTLSTRTHVCPHCGYVADRDENAARNILTLGIGTVGHIGTYAWGDSASTEMGETASSASAVAEPRIPRL